A window of Anolis carolinensis isolate JA03-04 unplaced genomic scaffold, rAnoCar3.1.pri scaffold_21, whole genome shotgun sequence contains these coding sequences:
- the LOC107983850 gene encoding zinc finger protein 658B-like: protein MDILRSHQRTHTGEKTYQCMESGKSFSRRDILRSHQRTHTGEKPYQCMECGKSFSHSGGLRSHQRTHTGQKPYQCMECGKSFTRSGDLRSHQRTHTGEKPYQCIECGKSFSRRDILRSHQRTHTGEKTYQCMECGNSFSHSGGLRSHQRTHTGQKPYQCMECGKSFSHSGGLRSHQRTHTEEKPYQCMECGKSFIQSGQLHTHERVHTGEKPHKCMECGKSFSQSENLRSHLRTHTGEKPYQCTECGKSFNQRGNLRSHQRTHTGVKPYQCTECGKSFSHREALRSHQRTHTGEKPYQCMECGKSFSHSGGLRSHQRTHTGEKPYQCMECGKSFSHSGGLYYHQSTHTGEKPYQCMECGKSFSNSGALHSHQRSHTGEKPYQCTECGKSFSQSGKLSSHLRIHTGEKPYTCIECGKSFSQSGALRSHQRMHTGEKLYQCIECGKSFRHSAGLRCHQRTHTGEKPYQCTECGKSFIRSGDLRFHQKIHTGEKPYQCTECGKSFIRSRDLRCHQRTHTGEKSYQCVECGKSFSHGGDLRGHQRIHTGEKPYQCMECGKSFIQSGQLHTHERTHTGEKPHKCIECGKSFSRNEYLRSHQRSHTGEKPYQCVECGKSFSHSGGLRGHQRTHTGEKPYQCMECGKSFIQSGKLRSHQRTHTRLEEETFLSIPCST, encoded by the coding sequence atGGACATTCTGCGCtcccatcaaagaacccacacaggggagaagacgtatcaatgcatggaatctggaaagagcttcagtcgaagGGACATTCTGCGCtcccatcaaagaacccacacaggggagaagccgtatcaatgcatggagtgtggaaagagcttcagtcacagtggaggTCTGCGTTCCCACCAGAGGACCCACACAGGgcagaagccgtatcaatgcatggaatgtggaaagagcttcactcggaGTGGAGACCTTcgttctcatcaaaggacccacacaggggagaagccgtatcaatgcatcgaatgtggaaagagcttcagtcgaagGGACATTCTGCGCtcccatcaaagaacccacacaggggagaagacgtatcaatgcatggaatgtggaaacagcttcagtcacagtggaggTCTGCGTTCCCACCAGAGGACCCACACAGGgcagaagccgtatcaatgcatggaatgtggaaagagtttcagtcacaGTGGAGGTCTGCGTTCCcaccaaaggacccacacagaggagaagccgtatcaatgcatggaatgtggaaagagcttcattcagagCGGACAGCTGCATACCCACGAAAGGgtccacactggagagaagccacataagtgcatggaatgtggaaagagcttcagccagAGTGAAAATCTGCGTTCACAcctaaggacccacacaggggagaagccgtatcaatgcacagaatgtggaaagagcttcaatcaGAGGGgaaatctgcgttcccatcaaaggacccacacaggggtgaagccgtatcaatgcacagaatgtggaaagagcttcagtcacagagaagctctgcgttcccatcaaaggacccacacaggggagaagccgtatcaatgcatggaatgtggaaagagcttcagtcatagtggaggtctgcgttcccatcaaaggacccacacaggggagaagccgtatcaatgcatggaatgtggaaagagcttcagtcatagTGGAGGTCTGTATTACCATCAAAgtacccacacaggggagaagccgtatcaatgcatggaatgtggaaagagtttcagtaaCAGTGGAGCTCTGCATTCTCATCAAAGgagccacacaggggagaagccgtatcaatgcacggaatgtggaaagagcttcagccaaAGTGGAAAGCTGAGTTCCCATctgaggatccacacaggggagaagccatatacatgcatagaatgtggaaagagcttcagccaaAGTGGagctctgcgttcccatcaaaggatgcacacaggggagaagctgtATCAATGcatcgaatgtggaaagagcttcaggcaCAGTGCAGGTCTGCGttgccatcaaaggacccacacaggggaaaagccgtatcaatgcacggaatgtggaaagagctttattaGGAGTGGAGATCTGCGTTTTCATCAaaagatccacacaggggagaagccgtatcaatgcacggaatgtggaaagagctttattaGGAGTCGAGATCTGCGttgccatcaaaggacccacacaggggagaagtcgTATCAATGcgttgaatgtggaaagagtttcagtcatgGTGGAGATCTGCGtggccatcaaaggatccacacaggggagaagccgtatcaatgcatggaatgtggaaagagcttcattcagagCGGACAGCTGCATACCCACGAAAGGACCCACAccggagagaagccacataaatgcattgaatgtggaaagagcttcagccgGAATGAatatctgcgttcccatcaaaggagccacacaggggagaagccgtatcaatgcgttgaatgtggaaagagtttcagccaCAGTGGAGGTCTGCGtggccatcaaaggacccacacaggggagaagccatatcagtgcatggaatgtggaaagagcttcattcagagtggaaaactgcgttcccatcaaaggacccacacacggTTAGAGGAAGAGACCTTCCTTTCAATTCCCTGTTCTACTTAA